A genome region from Dickeya dadantii NCPPB 898 includes the following:
- the fadD gene encoding long-chain-fatty-acid--CoA ligase FadD, with amino-acid sequence MEKIWLARYPADVPAEIDPDRYTSLIELFEHAVSRYADQPAFINMGEVMTFRRLEERSRAFAAYLQHQLKLKKGERVALMMPNLLQYPIALFGVLRAGLVVVNVNPLYTPRELEHQLKDCGASAIVIVSNFAHTLEKVVYNTPVKHVILTRMGDQLAPAKGTLVNFVVKYIKRLVPKYHLPDAISFRQVLQQGKRMPYVKPEVNNQDLAFLQYTGGTTGIAKGAMLTHRNMQANLMQARAAYGPVLQEGRELVVTALPLYHIFALTVNCLLFVEIGGKNLLITNPRDIPGMIKELAYYPFTAITGVNTLFNALLNHDAFSRLDFSTLRLSVGGGASVQQVVAERWEKLTGIHLLEGYGLTESAPLVAGNPYDLQHYSGSIGLPVPSTDVRIINDDGQDVAPGEPGELWVRGPQVMSGYWQQPAATHDVLKEGWLATGDIVTADEQGFLKIVDRKKDMILVSGFNVYPNEIEEVVTRHPKVSEAAAIGVPSEASGEAVKVFVVCRDPSLTAEELISHCRRNLTGYKVPRLFEFRSELPKSNVGKILRRELRNEQSAA; translated from the coding sequence TTGGAAAAAATCTGGTTAGCGCGTTATCCGGCGGATGTCCCTGCGGAAATTGACCCGGATCGCTACACTTCGCTAATCGAGTTGTTTGAACACGCGGTGTCGCGTTATGCCGACCAGCCCGCCTTTATCAACATGGGCGAGGTGATGACCTTCCGTCGGCTGGAGGAACGCAGCCGTGCGTTCGCCGCTTACCTACAGCATCAGTTGAAACTGAAAAAGGGCGAACGCGTCGCGTTGATGATGCCCAACCTGTTGCAGTATCCGATCGCGCTGTTCGGCGTGCTGCGTGCCGGGCTGGTGGTGGTTAATGTCAATCCGCTGTATACGCCGCGCGAGCTGGAGCACCAGTTGAAAGACTGCGGTGCCTCGGCCATCGTTATCGTCTCCAATTTTGCCCATACGCTGGAAAAGGTGGTGTACAACACCCCGGTGAAGCATGTGATCCTGACCCGCATGGGTGACCAACTGGCGCCGGCCAAAGGTACGCTGGTCAACTTTGTGGTCAAGTACATCAAGCGTCTGGTGCCGAAGTATCACCTGCCGGACGCCATTTCGTTCCGTCAGGTGCTACAGCAGGGCAAACGGATGCCGTATGTGAAGCCGGAGGTGAACAATCAGGATCTGGCGTTCCTGCAATATACCGGCGGTACCACCGGTATTGCCAAGGGCGCCATGCTGACCCACCGGAATATGCAGGCCAATCTGATGCAGGCCAGAGCCGCTTATGGCCCGGTACTGCAGGAGGGGCGGGAACTGGTGGTGACGGCGCTGCCGCTCTATCACATTTTTGCGCTGACGGTGAATTGCCTGCTGTTTGTCGAAATCGGCGGAAAAAACCTGCTGATCACCAACCCGCGTGATATCCCCGGCATGATCAAAGAGCTGGCGTACTATCCGTTTACCGCCATTACCGGGGTGAATACGCTATTCAACGCCTTGCTGAACCACGACGCGTTTAGTCGGCTGGATTTCTCCACGCTGCGGCTGTCGGTGGGCGGCGGCGCCTCGGTGCAACAGGTGGTGGCCGAGCGCTGGGAGAAACTGACCGGCATCCATCTGCTGGAAGGCTATGGATTGACGGAAAGCGCGCCGCTGGTGGCGGGAAATCCCTATGACCTGCAGCATTACAGCGGCAGCATCGGCTTGCCGGTGCCGTCTACCGATGTGCGTATTATCAATGATGACGGTCAGGATGTGGCGCCCGGCGAGCCGGGTGAATTGTGGGTGCGCGGCCCGCAGGTGATGTCCGGTTACTGGCAGCAGCCCGCCGCGACGCATGACGTACTGAAAGAGGGCTGGCTGGCAACCGGTGACATTGTCACGGCGGACGAGCAGGGATTTCTGAAAATCGTCGACCGCAAAAAAGACATGATTCTGGTGTCCGGCTTCAATGTTTATCCCAATGAAATCGAGGAGGTGGTGACGCGCCATCCGAAGGTATCCGAAGCCGCGGCGATTGGCGTGCCCAGCGAAGCGTCGGGCGAGGCGGTCAAAGTCTTCGTGGTGTGCCGCGATCCCTCGCTGACGGCGGAGGAACTGATCAGCCACTGCCGTCGTAACCTCACCGGATATAAAGTGCCGCGACTATTCGAATTCCGCAGCGAGTTACCGAAATCCAACGTGGGGAAAATTCTCCGGCGTGAGCTGCGTAATGAGCAGTCAGCCGCCTGA
- the tsaB gene encoding tRNA (adenosine(37)-N6)-threonylcarbamoyltransferase complex dimerization subunit type 1 TsaB, which produces MSTRILALDTATEACSVALWNDGEIHSLFEVCPREHTQRVLPMVRQLLVDHGMTLGQLDALAFGRGPGSFTGVRIGIGIAQGLALGADLPMLGVSTLATLAQGAHRLTGASRVLTAIDARMGEVYWAGYERDEQGNWHGEASEAVLAPVQVQSLAASLNGDWATAGTGWQTYPDLIGHPGIILNHTEMLLPQAQDMLPLAWRLWTSGGAVSVEQAEPRYLRNEVAWKKLPGRV; this is translated from the coding sequence ATGTCTACGCGAATTTTAGCGCTTGATACCGCAACGGAAGCCTGTTCCGTTGCACTCTGGAATGACGGTGAAATCCATTCCCTGTTTGAGGTTTGCCCCCGCGAGCATACCCAGCGGGTGCTGCCGATGGTCCGGCAACTGCTGGTCGATCACGGCATGACGCTCGGCCAACTGGATGCGCTGGCATTCGGGCGCGGGCCGGGCAGTTTTACCGGCGTGCGCATTGGCATCGGCATCGCGCAAGGGCTGGCGCTGGGCGCGGATTTACCGATGCTTGGCGTCTCGACGCTGGCGACGCTGGCGCAAGGCGCGCACCGCCTGACCGGCGCCAGCCGGGTGCTGACCGCCATCGATGCCCGTATGGGCGAAGTCTACTGGGCGGGCTACGAGCGCGACGAGCAGGGCAATTGGCACGGCGAAGCGAGTGAAGCCGTGCTGGCGCCGGTGCAGGTGCAGTCGCTGGCGGCATCGCTGAACGGCGACTGGGCTACGGCGGGAACCGGCTGGCAAACCTATCCGGACTTGATCGGCCATCCCGGTATTATCCTGAATCACACCGAGATGTTGTTGCCGCAGGCGCAGGACATGTTGCCGCTGGCATGGCGGTTGTGGACGTCGGGCGGCGCGGTGAGCGTGGAGCAGGCCGAACCCCGTTATCTGCGCAATGAAGTGGCGTGGAAGAAATTACCCGGCCGCGTATAA
- a CDS encoding Slp family lipoprotein has product MQLRRTGLCGLLLLSLAGLSGCVTLPPEIRGTSATPQMDLIRVMNAPNLYVGQESRFGGRIADIRNEANRTRLEIASLPLDDAGRPRLGEPSEGRLVAYVNGFLEPVDFKNQLITVVGPITGTEQGKIGERPYQYVVVSVQGYKRWRVVQQVVLPPRAYDPWWDRRYRHVWGPGWGPGWNDGYAPAQVESVVTE; this is encoded by the coding sequence ATGCAGCTGCGCCGGACCGGGCTGTGCGGACTGTTGTTGCTGAGCCTGGCGGGGCTGTCAGGCTGCGTCACGCTACCGCCTGAAATCCGCGGGACCTCCGCCACGCCGCAGATGGACCTGATTCGGGTGATGAACGCGCCGAATCTGTACGTTGGGCAGGAATCGCGCTTTGGCGGCCGGATTGCGGATATTCGCAACGAGGCCAATCGTACCCGGCTGGAGATTGCCAGTCTGCCGCTGGATGACGCCGGCCGGCCGCGACTGGGCGAACCCTCGGAAGGCCGACTGGTCGCCTACGTCAATGGTTTTCTGGAGCCGGTGGATTTCAAGAATCAGTTGATCACCGTGGTAGGGCCAATTACCGGTACCGAGCAGGGTAAAATCGGTGAACGGCCATATCAGTACGTGGTGGTGAGCGTGCAGGGTTATAAACGCTGGCGAGTGGTGCAACAGGTGGTGTTGCCGCCGCGGGCTTACGATCCCTGGTGGGATCGTCGTTACCGCCATGTCTGGGGACCCGGTTGGGGCCCGGGCTGGAACGACGGCTATGCGCCGGCTCAGGTGGAGTCTGTCGTCACGGAGTAG